CGCAGGCCCGGGGGAGGAAAACGGCCCCCGCCGGGCCTGCATTGTACTTTTTCCGCAGGCCGTCATGGGATCAATTTAGCTCATCCTGAAAAGCATTTCCGGCGATACTTTAAGTATGGTATGATCATATTTTCCATCCAAATGATGTTTTTAAAATTACAAACCAGGCTAGGAGTTTTTTTGATGCGATTTCCCAAACTTTATTCCCTACAACCGACGACGACACCCCATTCCGATACTCCCGATTCCGGTCTCCTGATCAACCGCGAACTCAGCTGGGTCCGTTTTAACCTCCGGGTCCTGGAGGAAGCCCTGGATCCGGCCAAGCCGCTCCTGGAACGGGTCAAGTTCCTGGCGATCTTTGCCAACAATCTCGACGAGTTCTTCATGATCCGCATCTCCGGGCTTCATCAACAGATCCGTTCCCAGACCGTCAGCCACTCGCCGGACGGGCTGAGCCCGCTGGAACAGCTGAATCAGGTCAACCAGGAACTGTCCCTGTGCCTGAACCGCTTCGCCGAGTGCTGGCACCGCGATCTGCTGCCGCAATTATGGGAGAAGGGAATCCGGATCAACTGTTACGACCGGCTCCAGCCGGAGCAGCGGCGGGCGCTCCGCCGCTATTTCCAGCAGGAGATCTTCCCGGTATTGACCCCGCTGGCGTTCGATCCGGGGCACCCTTTCCCGCATATCTCGAACCTCAGCTTGAATCTGGCCTTCGTGGTCACCGACCCGGCCAGCGGGGCCGAAAAGTTTGCCCGGCTGAAGGTGCCGGATCTCCTGCCGCGCTTCCTGCCCCTGCCGGATGCGGATTGCGACGCGGCTGCGCCGGGGGAAACGGCCGATTTCATCTGGCTGGAAGAGGTGATCGCCGCCAACGCCGACCTGCTCTTCCCGGGGATGCAGATCGAGGCGGCCTATCCGTTCCGGGTGACCCGCGACGCCGATCTGACCATCGAGGAAGACGAGGCCTCCGATCTCTTGGAGACCATTCAGGAGAGCGTCGAAATGCGCCAATTCGGCTCCGTGGTCCGGCTGGAGATCACCCGGGCCATGCCGGAACGCATCCGCAGCCTGTTGCTGGAGAATCTGGATCTGGCCCCTTATCAGCTCTATACCGTGGACTGCCCGCTGGGAATGGCCGCGCTGATGGAACTGGCCAAGCTCGACCGGCCCGATCTGAAGGATGCGCCGTTCACGCCGCGCCTGCCGGAGTTTCTGAGCCGCGGCGAGAGCATCTTCGGCGCGCTCCAGCGGCGGGATATCCTGCTGTATCATCCCTATGACAGTTTTAACCCGGTGGTCGAATTCATCCGCGAAGCGGCGCGCGACCCCCAGGTGCTGGCCATCAAACAGACGCTGTACCGGGTCGGAGCCAACTCGCCCATCGTCGACGCCTTGCTGGAAGCCAGGGAGAACGGCAAGCAAGTGGCGGTCCTGGTGGAACTGAAGGCCAGGTTTGACGAGGAGAACAATATCCTCTGGGCCCAGGCGTTGGAACAGGCCGGGGTCCATGTGGTCTACGGCCTGATGGGCCTGAAAACCCACGCCAAAATGTGCCTGGTGGTCCGGAAGGAGCCCGGCGGCCTGGTCCGCTATGTCCATCTGGGCACGGGCAACTACAATCCCGTCACCGCCCGGCTCTATACCGACCTGAGCTATTTCAGCCGCGATCCGGCGCTGGGATCGGATGTTTCCGATCTCTTCAACGCCATTACCGGCTATTCGCACAAGAGCGACTACCAGAAGCTGATTGCCGCCCCGGCGGCGCTGCGCCGCCAGATTCTGGCCCGGATCGAGCGGGAGATCGAAAACCACCGTCAAAACGGCGGCGGCTATCTGGCCTTCAAGATGAACTCCTTGGTCGACCCGGAATGCATCCGGGCGCTCTACCGGGCTTCCCAGGCCGGGGTGCGCGTCGAGTTGCAGGTCCGGAGCATCTGCTGCCTGCGTCCGGGCGTCCCCGGCGTCAGCGAGAATATCCGGGTCACTTCCATCGTCGGCCGGCTGTTGGAGCACGCCCGCATTTACTACTTTCGCAACGGCGGCGCTGACGAAGTCCTGCTCGGCAGCGCCGATCTGATGCCGCGCAACCTGGACCGGCGCGTCGAAGTCCTCTTCCCCGTGACCGACGCGGCCTTGCGCGAAATGCTGATCCACGGCATCCTGCAGTTGCATCTCCGGGACAACTGCCAGAGCCGGCTGTTATTGCCGACCGGTCAATATCAGCGGATCGCGCCCGGACCGGATGAGGTCCCGCTAAACTCCCAGCAATGGCTGATGGAGAATGACTGGTTCACGGCCGAACCGGCCGGCCCCCGCTGGGCTGCCGCAGCCCAGGAAGCAGCCGCCGCCGGCGAGCCCGGCGCTTCCCAATGAAAATTGCTCTGATTGATGATTTCGACGGCGACCCCGATCTACTCCGGCTGTTGATCCGCCATGCCCGGAGCCGGGGAGCCGATCATGTCTGGACCGATGCGCCGCTCGCTACCGGCTGCTCTCCCAATGCCGTCCTCGACCTGATCCGCGCCGGGCAAGTCTCCGGCCTGCTCACAGAGTCCGACATCCGGGTCATCAAAGCCAGGCAGCGTTCGAACAAACTCCGCCAATCCGACGACCCCGAAGGCTGGCTGCTGGCACGTTGGGTCTATGACCTGCTGACGCCGGAAAACCGCCGCCAGCTCCGTTTGTTGACCCGCTCCGTCCGGCTGCGGGCCGGAATGCTCCGGCTCCTGTGGCTGAATCCGGGCGAACCGGACCCGGCTTCCTTGTCCGACGAGGCGCTGTTCAACTTGGCAAGGCGCGCCGATACTGATATAATGATCGGTAGATTCGGCCCGGAACCGTTCCTCAAGAAACTTCACCACCTGCAGATCATCAATCCCGGCCGCCCGGAAGCGGCGCCGGGATGGCTCGTTTATCCGCTGGTGAGCATCCGCGGCCAGAACGTGAATCTGAAGCACCAGCGCGTCCGGATCCCGGCTCCGCTTCGTTCGCGACCCAAGGCCTGGGCACTCCCGGCGCTGCCCCCGCTCTGGAACGGCTTGATTGATTCCGGGCGGCGGCGGCCGCCGATCCGGAGCAACGTTGCGCCGGTGAAGCCGGCCCGGCCCCATTGCGCCTTTCCCGGGCCGGAGGAAGATTCGTGGCAGACGGTTTTGGAGTTTGCCACCGGGTTCCTGTGCGACCGGGAAGAACTGATCGCCCATTCCCTGCAAGTGACCCGGCTGGCCTTGATACTCTTCGACCAATTGCCGTTCTTGCACCGTTTGGGCGCGGCGGACCGCAGCCGTTTGCAGTATGCGGCCATGCTCCATGATATCGGAAAGGTGGCCGGCCCGCAAGCCCATCACCTATCCACGCTGCATATCATCCTGCACAGCCGATTGCTTCCGTTCCCGGAGCAGGAACGGGCGGTCATCGGACTGATCGCCCGCTACCATCGGCAGGCTCATCCCAATCCGCGCCATGAGGGTTATGGAACGTTGCCGGCCGGGCTCCGGCAGACCGTCATCATGCTGGCGGCCCTGCTGCGCCTGGCCGACGGCCTGGACCACTCCCACCGCCAGGCCATCCACGACCTACGCTGCCGGGACGATGGCGGGACGCTGCGGATCGATTGCCGGACGGCACTGCCCGCTGCCGGCGAACCGGAACGGGCGTTGGCCAAAGGCGATCTTTTCGAGAAGGTTTTTATGAGAAAGCTGGTTATTCAATGGCAGATTTGTTGAAAGACCCCGCCGGCCGGCGGGTCGGCTTTATCGATATCGGGACCAACTCCATCCGGCTCCTGCTAGTGAAGCATGATCCGGAGTATTCCTACCGGGTTCTCACCCAGCAGAAGGAGACGGTCCGGCTGGGAGAAGGGGAATTCAGCGACGGCCGGCTCCAGCCCGAAGCGATGCAGCGGGCGATCCTGGTCTGTCGCAAATTCACCGAGCTGGCCAAGGCCCAGGGCGCGGAACACCTGGTGGCCGTCGCGACCTCGGCCACCCGGGATGCGGTCAACCGCGATGAATTCCTGGCCCGGCTCGAGAGCGAGGCCGGCTTGCGAGTGCAAGTCATCTCCGGCCGGGAGGAAGCGCGCCTGATCTATTTGGGCATCTGCAGCGGCATCCACATCGGCGGCCGCCAGGCGTTCTTCATCGATATCGGCGGCGGCAGCACCGAAGTGATCGCCGGCGACCAGCACCAGTATCAGTACCTGGACTCCTTGAAGCTCGGAGCCATCCGCCTGACCCAAACCTTTCTGGCCGGTGAGAAAGGGCCGATCGCCCCGGCCCGCTACGGGGCCATTCAGGAGCACGTCCGGCACGTGGCGGTCCGTTCCCTGCAGCAGTTGCGCAACTACCCGCTGGGGCTGGCCTACGGCAGTTCGGGAACGATCGAGAACCTCGCCGAGGTGACGTGCCGTCATTTTTATAAACGCCGGCTCCAAAAAGACGACACCATCTCCACCGACCAGCTCAGCCAGGTAATCCGGATGCTTTGCGCGTTGCCGCTGGAAGAACGGCGCAAGGTCGACGGCTTGAACCCGGAGCGGGCCGATATCATCATCGGCGGCGCGGCGATCATCGAAACCATTCTCCAGGAATTGCGGATCGCCGGTTTTGCCGTGAGCGAGCGCGGCCTGCGGGACGGCCTGCTCCTGGATTATCTGGCGCGGCACCACAACCAGGTCCCGTTGCGGCTGCAAAGCGTCTTGAAACTCGGCCGGTCCTGCGGCTTCGACGAGCCTCACGCCGCCAAGGTGGCCGCCCTGGCGCTGCAGCTCTTCGACGAAGCGGCCCGGCTCGGACTCCATGGCTATGACGCGGCCGAACGCGAACTGCTGGAGTACGCCGCCCTGCTCCATGATATCGGAGCTTTCGTCTCCTATACCAACCACCAGGCCCACAGCTATTACCTGGTCAGCAACGCCGATCTGCTGGGTTTCAACCAGGAGGAGATCGCCATCGTCGCCGCGACCGCCTTCTATCACCGCAAAGCCATACCCCGCAAGAAGCATCCCCAATTTGCGGGACTGCCCAAGGCCGCCCAGAAAAAAGTGACCGTCCTCAGCGTATTGTTGCGGATTGCCGAAAGCCTCGACCGCAGCCACGGCGGGATCATCCGCCGGGTCGGGCTGGCCAAGGGGACGGCGGACAAAGTCATCCTGCAATTGGAAGCGGAGCAGGATTGCCATTTGGAACTCTGGGGCCTCCAGAACCATGCGGCGGCTTTCGCGGAAGCCTTCGGGCGACCGCTCCAGATCCGGGTGGGCGGCAATTCCCGGCCGTAGGAACTTTCCCGGGACTCCCCGCGCTTTCTTTTCCCCCGCTCATGCATAATTCGACTCCGGAAAACCGCATAATAACCGGGAGCGGACGAGAAGCCGGCGTCCGTTTCAACCGCACCGGGCAAATTACAGTAAAGGCTGGTTGGCCTTTGGGGAACCAGCGGAGTCCATGCCGTGAGACAACGATCCCTGCCACTATCCATCCTTCTACTGCTGACCTTGTGCCTGATATGGGCCAGCCCCGCGCAAGGTTCCGCGGCGGCACCCGGAAAACAACTGATCATGATCGAGCTTCCCGGCCTGGAACTGGCCGAACTTCCTGGCGACTTGCCCCATCTGGCGCGGTTGGCCGCGGAAGGATCCGTTGGGCTGATGCCGGTTCCCCGGCGGATAGGGTCCGGCGAGAACTCCCTCGGCGATTCCTTGCTGGGCAAGCTGGCGATGGGCCCGGCCGTGACCGTCGCCCGCGACGCGTCCGGACTCACCTACCGCCGTCTGTCCGCCGGCCGGACTGAAATCATCATCCTCCGTTCCTCCATCCCGGGCGAAGCGGCATCATTCCGGCGAGTCTTCGGAGAATACGCCCCGTTGCCAGGTTATCGGGAACTTTGGAAATCCCATGACCGGTTCGTCGGCCGCCTGATGGCGGCGGAGGATTCGACGGAACGGACCTTTTTGCTCTACTCGTGCCCCGCCCTCCGGCATCCAAACCCTGCGCTTCCCGAACCCCGGCTGGCGACGGTGATCCTGAACGGGTCCGGCTGGGGCGGCGGCGTTTTGTACTCTCCCGGCACCCGCCGGAAGGGCTTCATTACTTACAACGATCTGCGCCAGGCCATCCTGCATACTTTGAATCCCGCATCCCGGCCCAGTATCCGGCTGAAACCCGCCGCAGGCTCATGGCGGGCCGTGGCCCGGAGCCGCCGGCCGCTGCTCCAGAATTACCTGGTCCGCTGGCCGCTGTTGACCGGGTACGGCTATGGATTGCTGGGGGTGATCCTGTTCCTGGCGGCCGGCTGGTGGCTTCGCCTGCCCGCTTCGGTCATGCGCGTGCCGGCCTGGCTCTACCTGTACCTGTTGACCTTTCCGGCCGCCTTTTCGCTGGAATCGTTGCTCGATCCCATTCATTGGAGGACCATCGTCGGGCTGACCCTGGCGCTCACCGCAGCGCTCTTTGCCCTCTGCTATTCCATGGCCGGAAGAGACATGCTGCGTACGCTGGCTCTCATCGCGTTATTCACCGTGGTGCTGGTCTGCGGCGACGCGCTGGGGAACGGCCGGTTGGGGGCCAAGTCGTTTCTGGGCTACTCCGTGGTGACGGGAGGACGTTTTTACGGGATTGGCAACGAATCCATGGGAATTCTGCTGGGCGCCTATATCGTGGCGGTCTCGGTACTGCTGCCCAAGTTGGGCCGCAGCGGGCGGGCGGCTCTGGAGCCGGCGGCCTGGCTCATCGGCCTGCTCCTCGTCCTGCCTTGTTGCGGGGCGGACGTCGGCGGCGGGATCACCGCCTTGCTGGGTTTGGGGATGACCAATTCCTTATGGCTGAAAGAACCGCTCCGCCTGCCGCGCCTGGCCCGGCTGGGCGGCGTCACCCTCGCCTTCCTGGCGCTGGCCGGAGCCTGGGACCTGACGTTCGGCCGGGAGACCCCGAGCCACCTGGGGCAGCTCATTCTGGCGGTTCAGGTTCACGGCGGGGCCGCCTTCCTCACGATGGCCGGCCGGAAACTGGCGATGAACCTGGGACTCTTAACTCAAACTCCGCTGACCGTCGTGCTCATCGCGCTGCTCCTGGC
This is a stretch of genomic DNA from Hydrogenispora ethanolica. It encodes these proteins:
- the ppk1 gene encoding polyphosphate kinase 1, encoding MRFPKLYSLQPTTTPHSDTPDSGLLINRELSWVRFNLRVLEEALDPAKPLLERVKFLAIFANNLDEFFMIRISGLHQQIRSQTVSHSPDGLSPLEQLNQVNQELSLCLNRFAECWHRDLLPQLWEKGIRINCYDRLQPEQRRALRRYFQQEIFPVLTPLAFDPGHPFPHISNLSLNLAFVVTDPASGAEKFARLKVPDLLPRFLPLPDADCDAAAPGETADFIWLEEVIAANADLLFPGMQIEAAYPFRVTRDADLTIEEDEASDLLETIQESVEMRQFGSVVRLEITRAMPERIRSLLLENLDLAPYQLYTVDCPLGMAALMELAKLDRPDLKDAPFTPRLPEFLSRGESIFGALQRRDILLYHPYDSFNPVVEFIREAARDPQVLAIKQTLYRVGANSPIVDALLEARENGKQVAVLVELKARFDEENNILWAQALEQAGVHVVYGLMGLKTHAKMCLVVRKEPGGLVRYVHLGTGNYNPVTARLYTDLSYFSRDPALGSDVSDLFNAITGYSHKSDYQKLIAAPAALRRQILARIEREIENHRQNGGGYLAFKMNSLVDPECIRALYRASQAGVRVELQVRSICCLRPGVPGVSENIRVTSIVGRLLEHARIYYFRNGGADEVLLGSADLMPRNLDRRVEVLFPVTDAALREMLIHGILQLHLRDNCQSRLLLPTGQYQRIAPGPDEVPLNSQQWLMENDWFTAEPAGPRWAAAAQEAAAAGEPGASQ
- a CDS encoding HD domain-containing protein gives rise to the protein MKIALIDDFDGDPDLLRLLIRHARSRGADHVWTDAPLATGCSPNAVLDLIRAGQVSGLLTESDIRVIKARQRSNKLRQSDDPEGWLLARWVYDLLTPENRRQLRLLTRSVRLRAGMLRLLWLNPGEPDPASLSDEALFNLARRADTDIMIGRFGPEPFLKKLHHLQIINPGRPEAAPGWLVYPLVSIRGQNVNLKHQRVRIPAPLRSRPKAWALPALPPLWNGLIDSGRRRPPIRSNVAPVKPARPHCAFPGPEEDSWQTVLEFATGFLCDREELIAHSLQVTRLALILFDQLPFLHRLGAADRSRLQYAAMLHDIGKVAGPQAHHLSTLHIILHSRLLPFPEQERAVIGLIARYHRQAHPNPRHEGYGTLPAGLRQTVIMLAALLRLADGLDHSHRQAIHDLRCRDDGGTLRIDCRTALPAAGEPERALAKGDLFEKVFMRKLVIQWQIC
- a CDS encoding Ppx/GppA phosphatase family protein — protein: MADLLKDPAGRRVGFIDIGTNSIRLLLVKHDPEYSYRVLTQQKETVRLGEGEFSDGRLQPEAMQRAILVCRKFTELAKAQGAEHLVAVATSATRDAVNRDEFLARLESEAGLRVQVISGREEARLIYLGICSGIHIGGRQAFFIDIGGGSTEVIAGDQHQYQYLDSLKLGAIRLTQTFLAGEKGPIAPARYGAIQEHVRHVAVRSLQQLRNYPLGLAYGSSGTIENLAEVTCRHFYKRRLQKDDTISTDQLSQVIRMLCALPLEERRKVDGLNPERADIIIGGAAIIETILQELRIAGFAVSERGLRDGLLLDYLARHHNQVPLRLQSVLKLGRSCGFDEPHAAKVAALALQLFDEAARLGLHGYDAAERELLEYAALLHDIGAFVSYTNHQAHSYYLVSNADLLGFNQEEIAIVAATAFYHRKAIPRKKHPQFAGLPKAAQKKVTVLSVLLRIAESLDRSHGGIIRRVGLAKGTADKVILQLEAEQDCHLELWGLQNHAAAFAEAFGRPLQIRVGGNSRP